The DNA window GTAGAGCGTGATTACCCGGCCACCTACGAGCGTTTCACTTCGCTGGGACCGCTGCTGGATAAATTGGGCAACGGCGGCAAAGGGATTAGCTGGAATACCCAGACCGAAGTCGACTTCCTGAAAAAACTCAACTACGTGAAGGCCGATGGCCCGACGGCCGGTCGGCCGAAGATTGAAACCGCCATCGATGCCGCCGAGGTGATCCTGGCGCTGGCACCGGAAACCAACGGACAGGTCGCGGTCAAGGCATGGGACGCGTTGGGCAAGATGACCGGCCGCGATCACCGCCATCTGGCGCTGAACAAGGAAGATGAAAAAATCCGCTTCCGCGATATTCAGGCCCAGCCGCGCAAAATCATTTCCAGCCCGACCTGGTCAGGTTTGGAAGACGAACATGTGTCTTACAACGCCTGCTATACCAACGTGCATGAGCTGATCCCATGGCGCACCATCAGCGGCCGTCAGCAGCTGTATCAGGACCATGAGTGGATGCGTGCCTTTGGCGAAAGCCTGCTGGTGTATCGCCCGCCGATCGACACCCGTGCCGCGCAGCCGTTGCTGAACCAGAAGCCGAACGGCAACAAGGAGAAGGCGCTGAACTTCCTGACGCCGCACCAGAAATGGGGCATTCACTCCACCTACAGCGACAACCTGCTGATGCTGACCCTGTCGCGCGGTGGGCCGATCGTCTGGATGAGTGAGGAAGATGCCAAGGATCTGGGGATTGAGGATAACGACTGGATCGAAGCCTTTAACGCCAACGGTGCGTTGACGGCGCGGGCGGTGGTCAGCCAGCGCGTCCCGGCCGGCATGACCATGATGTACCACGCGCAGGAACGCATCGTGAATATTCCCGGTTCGGAAATCACCAGTCAGCGCGGCGGTATTCATAACTCGGTGACCCGCGTCTGCCCGAAACCGACCCATATGATCGGGGGTTATGCGCAGTTGGCCTACGGCTTCAACTATTACGGCACCGTCGGCTCCAACCGCGATGAGTTTGTGGTGGTACGCAAGATGAACCGCATCGACTGGTTAGATGGTGAAGGCAACGACGACTCGCAGGGTAGCCAGCAGGAGAAAGCAAAATGAAAATTCGTTCGCAAGTTGGCATGGTGCTGAACCTGGACAAATGCATCGGTTGCCACACCTGTTCGGTGACCTGTAAAAACGTCTGGACCAGCCGCGAGGGCATGGAGTACGCCTGGTTCAATAACGTGGAAAGCAAACCCGGCGTCGGTTATCCGCACGCCTGGGAAGATCAGGAAAAGTGGAAGGGCGGTTGGATCCGTAAAATCAACGGCAAGCTGGAACCACGCATGGGCGGCCGCGTCGGCCTGTTGTCGAAGATATTCGCCAACCCGGACGTTCCGGCGCTGGACGACTATTACGAGCCGTTCGATTACGACTACCAGAACCTGCATACCGCGCCGCAGGGTAAGCATCAACCGATCGCCCGGCCGCGCTCGTTGATCACCGGCCAGCGCATGAAGAAGATTGAAAATGGCCCGAACTGGGAAGAGATCCTCGGTGGTGAATTCTCCAAGCGTTCGAAGGATAAAAACTTCGACAATATGCAAAAGGAGATGTACGGCCAGTTCGAAAACACCTTCATGATGTACCTGCCGCGCCTGTGCGAACACTGCCTTAACCCGGCCTGTGTCGCGACCTGCCCGAGTGGCGCTATCTACAAGCGTGGCGAAGACGGCATTGTGCTGATCGATCAGGATAAATGCCGCGGCTGGCGCATGTGCCTGACCGGCTGCCCGTACAAAAAGATCTATTTCAACTGGAAAAGCGGCAAGTCCGAGAAGTGCATCTTCTGCTATCCGCGTATCGAGTCCGGCCAGCCGACGGTGTGTTCGGAAACCTGCGTGGGTCGTATCCGTTATCTGGGCGTGCTGCTGTATGACGCCGACCGCATCGAACAGGCGGCAGCGGTCGAAAACGACAAGGATCTGTACCAGAGCCAGTTGGATATCTTCCTCGACCCGCACGATCCGGCGGTAATTGCCCAGGCGTTGGCCGACGGCATTCCACAAGGGGTGATCGAATCTGCCCAGCAGTCGCCGGTATACAAAATGGCGATGGACTGGAAGCTGGCGCTGCCACTGCATCCGGAATACCGCACGCTGCCGATGGTGTGGTACGTACCGCCATTGTCACCGATTCAATCCGCAGCCGATGCCGGTGAGCTGGCGCACAGCGGCGTACTGCCGGACGTGGAAAGCCTGCGTATCCCGGTGCAATACCTGGCCAACCTGCTGACCGCCGGCGATACCGCTCCGGTGCTGTTGGCGCTCAAACGCATGCTGGCGATGCGCCACTACAAACGTGCGGAAACCGTTGACGGCGTGCTGGACACCAGCGCACTGGAACAGGTGGGGCTGAGCGAAGCGCAGGCGCAGGAGATGTACCGCTATCTGGCGATCGCCAACTACGAAGACCGCTTCGTGATCCCATCCAGCCATCGTGAACTGGCGCGTGAGGCCTTCCCGGAAAGCAAAGGCTGCGGCTTTAGTTTTGGTGACGGCTGCCACGGTAGCGACGGTAAATTCAACCTGTTCAACAGCCGACGCATTGACGCTATTGATGTGACGAAAAAAACGCTGCGCCAGGAGGATGCCTCATGATCAGCCTGAAAGTGATTGCTCGCCTGCTGGACTACCCGGAGCAGGCGCTGTTTGACCATCAACAGGCGCTGGTGGAGGCGCTGGAACCGGCCAGCGAACTGGATTTGCACCACAGCGCGAAGTTGATCCTGTTTATTCGTCGTTTCTGCGCCCGTCCGTTGCTGGATGTGCAGGCTGAATACTGCGAGCTGTTCGATCGGGGCCGCGCCACCTCGTTGCTGTTGTTTGAGCATGTACATGGCGAGTCGCGCGATCGTGGTCAGGCCATGGTCGATCTGATGGCGCAATACCGCGAAGCCGGGCTGGAGATCGACAGCCGCGAGCTGCCGGACTTCCTGCCGCTGTATCTGGAGTATCTTGCCAGCCGCAGCAAGGAGCAGGCCGCGGAGGGGTTGCAGGACATCGCACCGATCCTGGCGTTGTTGGGCGCCCGGTTACTACAGCGGGAAAGCCCGTATGCGGTGCTGTTTGATCTGCTGCTGGTGCTATCTGGCAGTGACGTTCAGGCACAGGCGCTGACGTCTCAGGTAGCAAAAGAAACCCGCGATGACACGCCGCAGGCGCTGGATGCGGTATGGGAAGAGGAGCAGGTTAAGTTTCTAGGTGAGGAAGGTTGTGCTTCGGCACAGCAGGCTGCGCACCAACGGCGCTTTGCCGGTGCGGTAGCCCCGCAATACCTGGACCTGACGGATGCGCTAACCGGAACAAAAGGACGCTAATCATGCAATTTTTAAATCAGTTCTTCTTCGATATTTACCCCTATCTGGCGGGGGCGATTTTCCTGATCGGCAGTTGGCTGCGTTACGATTACGGCCAATACAGCTGGCGCGCCGGATCCAGCCAGATGCTGGATAAAAAGGGGATGCGTCTGGCCTCAAACCTGTTCCACATCGGCATTCTGGGCATCTTCGCCGGGCACTTCCTCGGCATGCTGACGCCGCACTGGATGTATGAGTCCTTCCTGCCGATCGACGTGAAGCAGAAACTGGCGATGATCGCCGGTGGTGCCTGCGGCGTAATGACGTTGATTGGCGGGGCGCTGCTGCTGAAACGCCGGTTGACCAACCCGCGGGTGCGGGCGACCAGCAGTTTTGCCGATATCATGATCCTGACGCTGTTGGTGGTGCAGGTGTGCCTGGGGCTGCTGACCATTCCGTTCTCCGTCCAGCATATGGACGGCAGCGAGATGATGAAGCTGGTGGGCTGGGCACAGGCAGTGGTGACCTTCCACGCCGGTGCATCAGAACATCTGGTGGGCGTTGCGCCGATTTTTAAACTGCATATGGTGCTGGGCATGACGCTGTTCGTGCTGTTCCCGTTCTGTCGCCTGGTGCATATCTGGAGCGTACCGGTGGAATACCTGACCCGCCGTTACCAACTGGTGCGTAATCGCCGCTAAAGAAATTTCCCACCTCTATTACCCTCCATCTGGCGAAACGCACGCTGTCAGATGGGGGTGTTCGTGATACAAACTTTTTCTTCCCTCAGCCCCAGTTCCGTCGACGCCGGCCAGTTTGCCAGCAAGGCTCTCGCTTGCTGCGGTGCCAGAGCGAATAACTCCACCTCGCTGTGCAACCCCAACTTCTGCATTAAGTGGCGCTTCTGGAAACTGACCGTTTTAACGCTGCGTGCCTGCTGGTGTGCGATGTCCGACACGCTAAGGCCATTGAGCAGGGCATTCAGCACCTGTTGCTCGCGTGGCGCCAGTAACTGACGGCGGGCGGTAATATCCGCAGATAACGGCGGATTGAGCAACGCCCCCAGCGCATGCAGCATGGCATTGCTGGTCAGGCCGAGCTTGCCCATCGCCCGTTGCTTGTGGCTGCTGATGGTGCGGATATCGCGCTGCAGCTTCCAGGCAATCGCTGTCAAGTCCTGGCCGCTGAGCAGCGCCTGTACTATATGGCGTTCCGTGGGGGGCAACCGTGCAGTCAGATAGGCAGGCAGCAGAGCCTGGCGAGCAGGCTCACCGTCGTGCTGGAGGGGCTGCGGACCAGCGTGCGTGCAACGCGATGCCGCAAAGGGATGAACCGGCGTGAGCTTCAATTGTTGTACCAAATGGTAAAGGTGGCGCTGGCATTGGCACTGCCAGCGGTCACCGTGTCGCTGGTGGCGATGTAGCGTGCGCTGAAGGTCAGAGAATTCACGGTGCTATTACCCCCGATGATTGACATCAACGGTGAACGTGTACCCGGTGCCAACACTTTTTTCGCACCGTCCAGCAGTTGCACACCGACCCCTTTCGCCACGCTGCTGCCGGTCAGGGCTAATGCAGTGCTATCTCCGGTTGCGGCGACGCCATCAAACTGAACCTGTACCTGGCTGACCTCTGCCGGGCAGCTCTTTAGGCGCAATGTGAAGTCTGTATGGGAACCTGTCACGCCCTTGCTGCTTAATATGCTGCGCGACAGGGTGCCCAAGTCCACTGCCAGCGGGTCAACCGTCGGCTCACAAGCTGCCGACAGCACGCGTCCGGTAATATTGACACTGGCATCGTCGGCCCAGACAGCACCACTGCAAAGCATTAGCGTCAGTAGCGCCCGAGCAGTCTTTAAAGCTACCATGTGCATGACAGATTCCTTGTCGTCGCAATGAGTTATTGATAGGTAAAGGACACCACGATATTGCCAATTACCGTGCCGGCGGTGGCAGAGCCTTTCGAATAAATCTGCACCTTCTGGCTAAACACCGCTGTTTTGGAAGTGCTGTTCACGTCTACCTGGCGGGTGGTGTTAGGCGTAATTGTCTTGCTTGCGCCATCCTGAACATACAGCGCCAACTGCCCTGCGGTGCCGGTATTGATAAAACTGTCGCTATAGTGAGGGGATACTGTGCCAGTGTAGCTGGCCGTGACCTTGGTGGTCGCAGCCGGACAGTCCTTCAGCTTTAACTCAAAGCTTTTAAACGGGCTGGTATCGCCGGCTTTTTGCAATTTGCTGACCACGATATCGTCCAGTTTAATATCCAGAGAGCTGGCACCATCAATGACACAAGGGGCGGCAATTACATTACCGGTGATATTGAGCGTTACCGCGTCGGCCTGAGCCAAACCGTTGGCGCCTAAACCACTGCACAATATCCATAACGCCGGGTGGCGAATAATCCTCAGCATATTCCTTCTCCTGTTGTGTTTTCCATAAATGACATATTGAGTTACTGATAGGTGATATTCAGCGTGGCGGCAGTATTGGCTTTGCCTATGAGTTATTGATAGGTAAAGGACACAACAATGTTGCCAATTACCGTGCCGGCAGTGGCCAAACCTTTCGCATAAATCTGCACCTTTTGACTAAATACCGCTGTTTTGGAAGTGCTGTTCACGTCTACCTGGCGGGTGGTATTAGGAGCGATTTCTTTACTGGCGCTATCTTGAAGGTACAGAACCAGTTGACTTGCCGTACCCGTATTTATAAAGCTGTTTGCGGATAAAGGGGATGCCGTGCCAGTGTAGCTGGCCGTGACCTTGGTGGTCGCAGCTGGGCAGTCCTTCAGCTTTAAATCGAAACTTTTGAAAGGGCCAGTATCGCCGGACTTTTGCAATTTGCTGACCACGATATCATCCAGTTTAATATCCAGAGAGCCGGCACCATCAATGACACAAGGGGCGGCGATCACATTGCTGGTGATATTGACCGTGACTGCGTCGGCCTGAGCCAAACCGTTGGCGCCTAAACCACTGCACAATATCCATAACGCCGGGTGGCGCATAATCCTCAGCATATTCCTTCTCCTGTTGTGTTTTCCATAAATGACATATTGAGTTACTGATAGGTGAAATTCAGCGTGGCGGCAGTATTGGCTTTGCCAACGGTGACGTCCTTTTTGGTTTGGTAGTAACGAGCACTGAACTGCAGGGATTCTTTACCGCCAGCCACCGTTTTAACCAGTAGGTTGGTACCCCGCTTGAGCAATGTCCCATCAGACAATATCTGTACCCCCAGCCCGCTAACCACGCCACTTTGCCCGGCACCGGTCAGCGCCAGGACGCTGGTATCTGTGGTTTCGGTGCTTTGGGTTCCACTCAGGGAAACGCTGACTTTAAGCCCTGGCTCACAGGTTATCCCCACTTTGAAACTCTGTTCACCAAAGGTGGTGCCACTAGCGGTGAGTTTTGTCGCAGATATACTGCCCAAAGGGACATCAATAGCGGTATCGGTCAGGGTGCAGGTGGTTTGAGAAAATGACGCAGGGGTACCGACACGTAGCCTGCCCAATTCCCAGGTACCTCCCCCGGTGGACGGAGTTCTGATATCTATCAAGGTAAATATTGCCAGCGTGGTTCCCGTCGGCAGGTTGCCTTTGTTAAATGGCCCGGTTTTTATCAGTTCAAGCTTCCAGGTGTAAGTCGGGATGTTGAGAAGTAAGCCCCCCACGGGGGCCTTCCACTCATCACCGATATACTTTGAATCATAAATCGAAACCCGCACCCCCAGCCCCGGCACCGAAGTACTGGAAATATTATTTGTGACAACCCAACCATTTGCCGCTGAAAGCGCATGTTTAATAGAGTATTGCAACGCCCCCAGGCACAATTGTTGGAACCCACCGCTACCCGAGTTATATAGCAATAACTGACTTTCTGGTCCTGCCAGTTGATAGGTAGCCAGTACAGTGCCCGTCGGTGTACTGGACGACAGTTTTATATCCCCAAGGTTAATATCTTGTATTTTGCTGGTTATTTTAGACGCAAGCTGGCACGAAGCGGACATTGCAGGATCCGATAGACAGAGCAGTCCACCCATTACACATAGCGTTAAAATATAGTGACCGCGCCGCGTACAAGATTTGTCGACCTCATCCGGCCGTGATTTTTTCATGACTGCGATTTTCCTTGTCATTGACATACTCCGTCCATTTGCAGTATTTCTTCCTGCCCGGCAGCCTTGGGCAATTGGTATTCCACCCAGCACTGACCGGCATTGCCGTTTCCCCATAGCACCCTCAGTTTCCCTTGCTCAGCGAGGCCACTCAGGTAGACCTGTCCGGCATCACCGACGATGCTGCCTTGTGCCGCGTTTTGATCGGCTTCGCTCACCGTGGCGCCAAAGGGCACCGGCTTGCCATTGCCTTGCGTTAGTGTCATCAGCACCCTCGCACCCACTTTGGCGCTGAACGTCGCCCTCACCAGCGCTCCGCGCGTGGGTACCACACGGTGGCTGGTTTGCGCCACGTCGGTATCTGCCGATAAGGTTTCTGTCGCCAGCGTGACGTCGGTACTGCGATAGGGGGTCAGGTACGGCACCAACGCATAACCACGCCAGTCAGTGCGCACACCGGTCTGGTTATTGACGCTCACACCGGCTGCGCCGGGCATGGCCACCAACGCTGCCGTCTCGCCCAGGGGTTGCCCCAGGGTCACGCCACTGGCATGCGCCACCACGCTGCCTTGCAGACCATAATTCAGCCGCTGGCTGTTGCGGTCATAACCGTAGCCCGAGCTAAGCTCGCCGTAAGTCCCCTTATAGTCCAGATTAAGGTTGCCGCCGTAACCTTGCCCTCGGCTGCCATAATTCTGCTGCGCCGCCCAACTCAGGCTGTTATCCCGTAGCGCCATCCCGCTCAGCCCCAGAGACTGGCTGGTCGCACCGCCCTTGGTATTGTTCAGGTTGTAGTTCACCCAACTGCTGTTGTTGTCCCACAGGTTAAGCGGCATGTTGAGATTGAAGACGAATTGCTGGTCGTTACTGCGCTGCGGCCCGAAACTATTACGGTTATAACTCCAGTTCACCCCGTAGCTGATCCCTTGCCAACTGTTGCTGTAGCCCAGTCCCAACGAGGCCATGCTGCGATCGCTGTTCCAGTAATCTTCGCGTATCGCACTGAGCGAGAGCGAACCGCCGTCCTGCCATAACTGCTGGCTCATGCTCAGTTCCGCCCGGTTGCGTCGCCGCTCATACGCCCAGTAGGCCATCTCTCCGCTACGCCAGGTGTCCAACACCTCCGACAGGGCATAAAACCCCGCCGTCGAATAGCGATAACCGGCAATGGCGAAGTTGGTGCCGGTCTGCACCATATTTTTGCTGTAACGCATACGCCACGACTGCCCGGTCTGTCTGTCCAGCCCTTTTTGCTGGCCCCGCGACTGGGTCACATCCACCGAGAATGCCCCCCAGTCACCAAGGTTGTTGCCCACCCCCAGTGCGGCCGACTGGTAACGCTGTGCCATCTGCACGCCACCATACAAAGTACTGTTCCACGGCAGACCATAAATGGCCGTTCCCTGCATCAGGGCACTTTTATCCACGCTGTGGTCATAACTGCGGTATTGGCCCGCCGTCAGGCTGTATTTGAGCCGTCCTTCACGCTGCAACACGGGCAGGGAGGCGAAGGGCACCACTAGCTGTTGTTCGCTGCCATCGGCTTCTTTGATGGTGACATGCAGGTCGCCGCTGCCGCCGGTGGGGTACATATCGTCAATAACAAATGCCCCCGGCGCTACATAGGTACGGTAAATCTCATAGCCGTTTTGGCGTACTACCACCTGGGCATTGGTTCGGGCAATGCCGCGGACTATCGGCGCATAACCTCGCAGGCTATCCGGTAGCATGTCGTCATCCGAAGCCAGCTGTCCGCCACGGAAGGGCACTGCGTCAAACACCTCACTGGGCGCGTTGCTGTCACCCAATGTCATCTGGCTCTGTAACCCAATCAGGTTACGCTGGGCGTAGGTATAAACCGTATTCCA is part of the Serratia quinivorans genome and encodes:
- the fimG_1 gene encoding putative fimbrial protein SthD produces the protein MLRIIRHPALWILCSGLGANGLAQADAVTLNITGNVIAAPCVIDGASSLDIKLDDIVVSKLQKAGDTSPFKSFELKLKDCPAATTKVTASYTGTVSPHYSDSFINTGTAGQLALYVQDGASKTITPNTTRQVDVNSTSKTAVFSQKVQIYSKGSATAGTVIGNIVVSFTYQ
- the narH gene encoding Respiratory nitrate reductase 1 beta chain, coding for MKIRSQVGMVLNLDKCIGCHTCSVTCKNVWTSREGMEYAWFNNVESKPGVGYPHAWEDQEKWKGGWIRKINGKLEPRMGGRVGLLSKIFANPDVPALDDYYEPFDYDYQNLHTAPQGKHQPIARPRSLITGQRMKKIENGPNWEEILGGEFSKRSKDKNFDNMQKEMYGQFENTFMMYLPRLCEHCLNPACVATCPSGAIYKRGEDGIVLIDQDKCRGWRMCLTGCPYKKIYFNWKSGKSEKCIFCYPRIESGQPTVCSETCVGRIRYLGVLLYDADRIEQAAAVENDKDLYQSQLDIFLDPHDPAVIAQALADGIPQGVIESAQQSPVYKMAMDWKLALPLHPEYRTLPMVWYVPPLSPIQSAADAGELAHSGVLPDVESLRIPVQYLANLLTAGDTAPVLLALKRMLAMRHYKRAETVDGVLDTSALEQVGLSEAQAQEMYRYLAIANYEDRFVIPSSHRELAREAFPESKGCGFSFGDGCHGSDGKFNLFNSRRIDAIDVTKKTLRQEDAS
- the fimD_4 gene encoding Outer membrane usher protein fimD precursor; translated protein: MSTETDRRYRQVPLAGLIVLQLVLQPTAHSRDYFNPALLTIGTPQQDGVDLSAFENAGGQIPGVYRVDIFLNQQMVATRSVTFHADPKGDGLQPCLSMAELGDYGVQVSRFPTLGAADSTCVDLTAIPQASSRLQFNQQRLLLSIPQAAIKQQPRGYVSPAQWDEGVPALLLNYSLSGANTYARNENGSNGNNQYANLRPGANLGPWRLRNYTTWGRDSDGQDKWNTVYTYAQRNLIGLQSQMTLGDSNAPSEVFDAVPFRGGQLASDDDMLPDSLRGYAPIVRGIARTNAQVVVRQNGYEIYRTYVAPGAFVIDDMYPTGGSGDLHVTIKEADGSEQQLVVPFASLPVLQREGRLKYSLTAGQYRSYDHSVDKSALMQGTAIYGLPWNSTLYGGVQMAQRYQSAALGVGNNLGDWGAFSVDVTQSRGQQKGLDRQTGQSWRMRYSKNMVQTGTNFAIAGYRYSTAGFYALSEVLDTWRSGEMAYWAYERRRNRAELSMSQQLWQDGGSLSLSAIREDYWNSDRSMASLGLGYSNSWQGISYGVNWSYNRNSFGPQRSNDQQFVFNLNMPLNLWDNNSSWVNYNLNNTKGGATSQSLGLSGMALRDNSLSWAAQQNYGSRGQGYGGNLNLDYKGTYGELSSGYGYDRNSQRLNYGLQGSVVAHASGVTLGQPLGETAALVAMPGAAGVSVNNQTGVRTDWRGYALVPYLTPYRSTDVTLATETLSADTDVAQTSHRVVPTRGALVRATFSAKVGARVLMTLTQGNGKPVPFGATVSEADQNAAQGSIVGDAGQVYLSGLAEQGKLRVLWGNGNAGQCWVEYQLPKAAGQEEILQMDGVCQ
- the narI gene encoding Respiratory nitrate reductase 1 gamma chain: MQFLNQFFFDIYPYLAGAIFLIGSWLRYDYGQYSWRAGSSQMLDKKGMRLASNLFHIGILGIFAGHFLGMLTPHWMYESFLPIDVKQKLAMIAGGACGVMTLIGGALLLKRRLTNPRVRATSSFADIMILTLLVVQVCLGLLTIPFSVQHMDGSEMMKLVGWAQAVVTFHAGASEHLVGVAPIFKLHMVLGMTLFVLFPFCRLVHIWSVPVEYLTRRYQLVRNRR
- the fimA_5 gene encoding Type-1A pilin — translated: MHMVALKTARALLTLMLCSGAVWADDASVNITGRVLSAACEPTVDPLAVDLGTLSRSILSSKGVTGSHTDFTLRLKSCPAEVSQVQVQFDGVAATGDSTALALTGSSVAKGVGVQLLDGAKKVLAPGTRSPLMSIIGGNSTVNSLTFSARYIATSDTVTAGSANASATFTIWYNN
- the bglJ_2 gene encoding Transcriptional activator protein BglJ, with translation MKLTPVHPFAASRCTHAGPQPLQHDGEPARQALLPAYLTARLPPTERHIVQALLSGQDLTAIAWKLQRDIRTISSHKQRAMGKLGLTSNAMLHALGALLNPPLSADITARRQLLAPREQQVLNALLNGLSVSDIAHQQARSVKTVSFQKRHLMQKLGLHSEVELFALAPQQARALLANWPASTELGLREEKVCITNTPI
- the narJ gene encoding Redox enzyme maturation protein NarJ, which encodes MISLKVIARLLDYPEQALFDHQQALVEALEPASELDLHHSAKLILFIRRFCARPLLDVQAEYCELFDRGRATSLLLFEHVHGESRDRGQAMVDLMAQYREAGLEIDSRELPDFLPLYLEYLASRSKEQAAEGLQDIAPILALLGARLLQRESPYAVLFDLLLVLSGSDVQAQALTSQVAKETRDDTPQALDAVWEEEQVKFLGEEGCASAQQAAHQRRFAGAVAPQYLDLTDALTGTKGR
- the fimA_6 gene encoding Type-1A pilin encodes the protein MTRKIAVMKKSRPDEVDKSCTRRGHYILTLCVMGGLLCLSDPAMSASCQLASKITSKIQDINLGDIKLSSSTPTGTVLATYQLAGPESQLLLYNSGSGGFQQLCLGALQYSIKHALSAANGWVVTNNISSTSVPGLGVRVSIYDSKYIGDEWKAPVGGLLLNIPTYTWKLELIKTGPFNKGNLPTGTTLAIFTLIDIRTPSTGGGTWELGRLRVGTPASFSQTTCTLTDTAIDVPLGSISATKLTASGTTFGEQSFKVGITCEPGLKVSVSLSGTQSTETTDTSVLALTGAGQSGVVSGLGVQILSDGTLLKRGTNLLVKTVAGGKESLQFSARYYQTKKDVTVGKANTAATLNFTYQ
- the fimG_2 gene encoding putative fimbrial protein SthD, translating into MLRIMRHPALWILCSGLGANGLAQADAVTVNITSNVIAAPCVIDGAGSLDIKLDDIVVSKLQKSGDTGPFKSFDLKLKDCPAATTKVTASYTGTASPLSANSFINTGTASQLVLYLQDSASKEIAPNTTRQVDVNSTSKTAVFSQKVQIYAKGLATAGTVIGNIVVSFTYQ